The following proteins are encoded in a genomic region of Dyadobacter sp. UC 10:
- the rpmD gene encoding 50S ribosomal protein L30 → MSKVRITQVKSTIDRPERQKLTIKALGLGKLNRSVEKENSEAIAGMIRKVSHLVKVEEI, encoded by the coding sequence ATGTCAAAAGTACGAATTACACAGGTTAAGAGCACAATAGACCGTCCTGAACGCCAAAAACTTACAATCAAAGCTTTGGGTTTGGGCAAATTGAACCGGTCGGTTGAAAAGGAAAATAGCGAAGCGATTGCGGGGATGATCCGCAAGGTGAGCCATTTGGTTAAAGTCGAAGAAATTTAA
- the rpsE gene encoding 30S ribosomal protein S5 translates to MSINTRPSKVNESDLKERVVAINRVAKVVKGGRRFSFSAIVVVGDGNGVVGYGLGKANEVTDAIAKGIDDAKKNLIQIPMLKHTVPHEMEGKFSGGFVLIKPAAPGTGVLAGGPMRAVLESAGIKDVLAKSKGSSNPHNVIKATIDALLKMRAPHQVAFQRGVKLEKVFNG, encoded by the coding sequence ATGTCTATAAATACAAGACCTTCGAAGGTTAACGAATCTGATTTGAAAGAGCGCGTAGTTGCCATCAATCGGGTAGCAAAAGTAGTGAAAGGCGGTCGTCGTTTCAGTTTCTCAGCAATTGTTGTTGTAGGAGATGGTAATGGTGTCGTTGGATATGGCCTGGGAAAAGCAAATGAAGTGACTGATGCAATTGCAAAGGGCATCGATGACGCTAAGAAAAACCTGATTCAAATTCCAATGCTCAAGCATACAGTGCCGCACGAGATGGAAGGAAAATTCAGTGGCGGGTTTGTGCTTATAAAGCCTGCAGCACCAGGAACTGGTGTTCTTGCGGGAGGCCCAATGAGGGCGGTACTGGAAAGTGCTGGTATTAAAGATGTACTTGCAAAGTCGAAAGGATCCTCCAATCCTCATAATGTGATTAAGGCTACAATTGACGCTCTTTTGAAAATGAGGGCACCACATCAGGTAGCTTTCCAGCGTGGCGTGAAGTTAGAGAAAGTATTCAACGGATAG
- the map gene encoding type I methionyl aminopeptidase, whose product MIYLKTEEEIELIKESAQVLGKAHAEVATWVKPGVTTKKLDMVAEEYIRDFGGIPSFKGFNNFPASLCISVNEVVVHGFPGTYMLKEGDIISVDCGVKLKGYHSDSAYTYPVGEVSKEVMDLLSATKRSLYRGIDQAVDGLRMGDIGHAIQSYVEERGYSVVRELVGHGVGRDLHESPEVPNYGKRGKGVKLREGMVLAIEPMINLGTKAVMQERDGWTIRTTDRKYSAHFEHTVVVRKGKAEILTTFDYIEKVTANTSLMVEVK is encoded by the coding sequence ATGATTTATCTGAAGACAGAGGAAGAAATAGAGCTGATTAAAGAAAGTGCTCAGGTTCTCGGTAAAGCACATGCCGAGGTAGCGACTTGGGTTAAGCCAGGTGTTACAACGAAGAAGTTGGACATGGTAGCTGAGGAGTACATTCGGGATTTCGGTGGAATCCCGTCATTCAAAGGATTTAATAACTTTCCAGCTTCGCTCTGTATTTCTGTAAATGAGGTAGTTGTTCACGGTTTTCCGGGAACATACATGTTAAAAGAAGGTGACATTATCTCAGTAGACTGTGGAGTTAAATTGAAGGGTTATCATAGCGACAGTGCCTATACATACCCGGTAGGAGAAGTATCTAAGGAGGTAATGGATCTGCTGTCAGCTACGAAGAGATCCCTTTATAGAGGAATTGATCAGGCCGTTGATGGCTTGCGAATGGGAGACATAGGGCATGCGATTCAGAGTTATGTCGAAGAAAGAGGATATTCCGTAGTGAGGGAGCTGGTGGGCCATGGTGTCGGGAGGGATCTACATGAAAGTCCTGAAGTTCCCAATTACGGCAAGCGTGGTAAGGGTGTGAAGTTGCGGGAGGGAATGGTACTTGCTATCGAGCCTATGATCAATCTGGGAACAAAGGCAGTAATGCAGGAAAGAGACGGCTGGACAATCCGAACGACTGATCGAAAGTATTCTGCTCATTTTGAGCACACTGTTGTAGTAAGAAAAGGCAAAGCAGAAATTCTGACAACATTCGATTATATAGAGAAAGTGACGGCCAATACCAGCCTAATGGTTGAAGTAAAGTAA
- the rplO gene encoding 50S ribosomal protein L15: protein MNLSSLKPAAGSVKVGKRVGRGQGSGKGGTAARGHKGAQSRSGYSRKLGFEGGQMPLQRRLPKFGFNNINRVEFKALNLDAIQALAEKIGVSVITPQVISEHGLSAKKDLIKVLNRGAVSTALEIHAHGFSATAVEAIEKAGGKAVKL, encoded by the coding sequence ATGAATCTTAGTTCATTAAAGCCGGCTGCTGGTTCCGTTAAGGTTGGAAAGAGGGTTGGACGTGGTCAGGGCTCCGGAAAAGGAGGAACTGCTGCACGTGGGCACAAAGGAGCTCAGTCACGCTCTGGATATAGCAGGAAGTTAGGTTTCGAAGGGGGGCAAATGCCGCTTCAGAGACGCTTGCCTAAATTCGGTTTCAATAATATAAATCGGGTTGAATTCAAAGCGCTTAATTTGGACGCTATCCAGGCATTAGCTGAGAAAATCGGTGTAAGTGTTATTACACCTCAAGTAATCAGTGAACACGGTCTTAGTGCAAAGAAGGATCTTATAAAGGTTCTGAATAGAGGAGCGGTTTCTACGGCTCTCGAAATTCATGCACATGGGTTTTCTGCGACAGCCGTAGAGGCGATTGAGAAAGCTGGAGGTAAAGCGGTTAAGTTATAA
- the rplR gene encoding 50S ribosomal protein L18 translates to MANAKADRRQRLKLHIRKKVKGSTGRPRLSVFRSNTSIYAQIIDDINGVTLASASSIDLGGRKENSNVEVATQVGKKIAEKAQEAGIQAVVFDRNGYLYHGKVKALAEGAREGGLKF, encoded by the coding sequence ATGGCTAACGCAAAAGCAGACAGAAGACAGCGCCTGAAGCTTCATATCCGTAAGAAGGTAAAAGGTAGCACGGGACGTCCAAGACTTTCAGTTTTTCGCTCTAATACAAGCATTTACGCTCAGATTATAGACGATATTAATGGAGTAACACTCGCGAGTGCATCATCAATTGATCTTGGTGGAAGAAAAGAAAACTCCAATGTAGAAGTTGCGACTCAGGTAGGCAAAAAGATTGCTGAGAAGGCGCAGGAAGCAGGTATTCAGGCGGTTGTTTTTGATCGCAACGGATATTTGTACCACGGAAAAGTAAAAGCATTGGCCGAAGGAGCCCGTGAGGGTGGCCTGAAATTCTAA
- the secY gene encoding preprotein translocase subunit SecY, translating into MKRFLETIKHIFAIEELRTRILNTLLFITIFRLGSYVALPGVEPDQMNVSSQGLMGLLDTFLGGAFSKASIFALGIMPYISASIAIQLLTMALPYFQKMQKEGESGRKKLNQITRVLTIIVTLVQGTAYLNTTVPDEALLVPRSLFSISSVFVLTAGTMFCMWLGERITDKGIGNGISMLIMIGIVSRFPGAIYKEFVSRGSGGILLFVLEIVALYFVIMGAVMLTQAVRRIPIQYAKQVVGNRVMGGQRQYLPLKLNAAGVMPIIFAQALMFIPSLGASYFAEKSDFASDVATIFANYTTWQYNLLFAVLIIVFTFFYTAISVNPQQIADDMKRGGGFIPGVKPGQQTSEYISSVLDRITFPGSLMLALVAILPAFASLLGVSTDFAHFFGGTSLLIMVGVVLDTLQQVESYLLMRRYEGLMKSGRVKGRTESVAI; encoded by the coding sequence ATGAAACGATTTTTAGAGACTATTAAGCACATATTTGCAATAGAGGAGTTGAGGACACGTATTCTCAACACTCTTTTGTTTATAACCATATTCCGTTTGGGGTCTTACGTAGCTTTGCCAGGTGTTGAGCCTGATCAAATGAATGTATCTTCTCAAGGGTTGATGGGTCTTTTAGATACTTTCTTAGGTGGAGCCTTTAGCAAGGCTTCCATTTTTGCATTAGGTATCATGCCTTACATTTCTGCATCGATCGCTATTCAACTTTTGACAATGGCGCTGCCTTATTTTCAAAAGATGCAGAAGGAAGGGGAGTCAGGCCGCAAAAAGCTGAATCAAATTACTAGGGTACTTACCATTATTGTGACCTTGGTTCAAGGGACTGCATATTTAAATACTACGGTGCCTGATGAAGCTTTGTTGGTTCCAAGAAGCCTTTTCTCAATATCGTCTGTTTTTGTTCTCACGGCCGGCACAATGTTTTGCATGTGGCTTGGAGAGAGAATTACAGACAAAGGAATTGGGAACGGTATTTCAATGCTGATCATGATTGGTATTGTATCAAGGTTCCCGGGTGCTATCTACAAGGAGTTTGTTTCAAGGGGTAGTGGTGGAATTCTTTTGTTCGTGCTGGAAATTGTTGCTTTGTACTTTGTAATCATGGGAGCTGTGATGCTCACACAGGCCGTACGAAGAATACCTATACAATACGCTAAACAGGTAGTAGGTAATAGGGTAATGGGAGGACAGCGCCAGTACCTGCCTTTGAAATTGAATGCTGCCGGTGTGATGCCAATCATTTTCGCACAAGCACTGATGTTTATTCCTTCTTTGGGAGCATCTTATTTTGCGGAGAAAAGTGATTTTGCGAGCGATGTCGCTACTATTTTTGCAAATTACACGACCTGGCAGTATAACTTGCTTTTTGCGGTATTAATCATTGTCTTTACCTTCTTTTATACTGCAATATCGGTTAACCCGCAGCAAATTGCGGACGATATGAAAAGAGGCGGAGGGTTTATTCCCGGCGTTAAACCCGGACAGCAGACGTCGGAATACATTAGTTCGGTGTTGGACAGAATAACTTTCCCAGGTTCTCTGATGTTAGCTCTTGTTGCAATCTTACCTGCTTTTGCGAGCTTGCTGGGGGTTTCAACTGACTTTGCTCATTTCTTCGGTGGAACTTCTCTTCTTATTATGGTAGGTGTTGTCTTAGATACTTTGCAGCAGGTTGAAAGTTACCTTTTGATGAGACGCTATGAAGGTTTAATGAAATCAGGGAGGGTAAAGGGTAGAACGGAAAGCGTCGCTATCTGA